The following are encoded together in the Mumia sp. Pv4-285 genome:
- a CDS encoding phosphoadenylyl-sulfate reductase has protein sequence MTTTAVRDGIPARSAEELEELASIAGPELELAPAELIVEWAVQQFGERFCVTSSMGDAVLADIAGKVAPGIDVVFLDTGYHFPETIGTRDAVEATLPVNLLTITPVQSVAEQDATHGKDLFRTNPDLCCALRKVKPLQDALAGYDAWATGLRRDETHSRVIAPVVGWDDSKRKVKVSPLARWTADDVDRYIAENGVLVNPLQYDGYPSIGCWPCTQRVAPGEDARSGRWAGTAKNECGIHL, from the coding sequence ATGACCACGACAGCAGTACGCGACGGCATCCCCGCCCGCTCCGCCGAGGAGCTGGAGGAGCTCGCCAGCATCGCGGGCCCCGAGCTCGAGCTCGCACCGGCCGAGCTCATCGTGGAGTGGGCGGTCCAGCAGTTCGGTGAGCGGTTCTGTGTGACGTCCTCGATGGGCGACGCCGTGCTGGCCGACATCGCCGGCAAGGTCGCGCCCGGGATCGACGTGGTGTTCCTGGACACCGGCTACCACTTCCCGGAGACGATCGGCACGCGCGACGCGGTCGAGGCGACGCTGCCCGTCAACCTCCTCACGATCACCCCCGTCCAGAGCGTCGCCGAGCAGGATGCCACGCACGGCAAGGACCTGTTCCGTACGAACCCCGACCTCTGCTGCGCGCTCCGCAAGGTGAAGCCGCTGCAGGACGCCCTCGCCGGCTACGACGCGTGGGCGACCGGGCTCCGCCGCGACGAGACGCACAGCCGCGTCATCGCGCCCGTGGTGGGCTGGGACGACAGCAAGCGCAAGGTCAAGGTCTCGCCGCTGGCCCGCTGGACCGCTGACGACGTCGACCGCTACATCGCCGAGAACGGCGTCCTGGTCAACCCCCTCCAGTACGACGGATACCCGTCGATCGGCTGCTGGCCCTGCACGCAGCGCGTCGCACCGGGCGAGGACGCCCGCAGCGGCCGCTGGGCCGGCACCGCCAAGAACGAGTGCGGCATCCACCTCTAG